In the Dehalococcoidia bacterium genome, one interval contains:
- a CDS encoding right-handed parallel beta-helix repeat-containing protein — MSCSIWRFTAISMVAALALVFSLATVIIPASPAQALNIEVMNTNDSGLGSLRQAIADSITGGTINFSDTLTGSTITLTSGQLTIDKSLTITGPGEAFLEISGNNTSRVFYINQSTVDMSGMTIRNGNTSENGGGLYNNGGNVTMTSCNISENEATDYGGGIYRDGGDVTLTNCTVSDNTAYGDGDGDGGGIFNRGDTGGGLMMTSCTVSGNYAEYNGGGIYNEDTLTMTNCTVSDNTAYGDAIGGDRGGGIYNDGLLTMTSCNVSDNTAGENGGGIYNYMGNVTMTSCTVSGNTAEGNGGGGYGGGIYNFMGNVTMTSCTVSGNTAVDGGGLHNKGGNVTMTSCTISENEANSLGGGIYRDGGDVTMTSCTVSGNTANQSGGGIFNGYEDTLTMTSCTVSGNTAEGNGGGGYGGGIYNYKGNVTMTSCNVSDNTAQNGGGIYNYMGNVTMTSCTISGNTASYRGGGIDNEDEMTMTDCTISGNIAADSGGGIFNGFEMTMVMVRCTVSGNTAGDAMSGGGIFNNGELTMTNCTVSGNTSDEGGGIYNIGNLTMINCTISDNTADEGGGINNDDSVLNLTMTCTIVYGNTPDDIDGGYTDAGENIVGDPDGDPDPLLGQLRDNGGPTFTHALGIGSLAIDGCTGGNCTVATDQRGVSRPQGDECDIGAYEVGDCCDEVATATATGTVELCVSSGVMENLTAVGEGSLACPEEGKPNLEFTHGFLSFNVTGFTGDTVTINITLPQAVPVGTEYWKCQNNTWVDVTSLLGDDDGDNVLTLTITDGGLGDADGTANWVIEEPGAPAQPGRALIVGGEVYPVDRLQILMPWLGLAALMALAMAVVVIMKRRRTA, encoded by the coding sequence TTGAGTTGTTCTATATGGAGGTTCACTGCCATTTCGATGGTAGCAGCGCTGGCGCTGGTGTTCTCGCTGGCAACAGTAATAATTCCGGCAAGTCCAGCGCAGGCTTTGAACATTGAAGTAATGAATACCAACGACAGCGGTCTCGGTTCGCTCCGACAGGCGATTGCTGACTCCATTACCGGTGGCACGATTAACTTCTCTGACACGCTCACGGGCAGCACCATCACCCTGACCAGCGGTCAACTTACTATTGATAAAAGCCTTACCATCACCGGTCCCGGCGAGGCCTTTCTTGAAATCAGCGGCAATAATACCTCTCGCGTGTTTTATATAAACCAATCCACGGTCGATATGTCCGGCATGACAATCCGCAACGGCAACACCTCAGAAAACGGAGGCGGCCTATATAACAACGGTGGCAACGTGACTATGACCAGCTGCAACATAAGTGAAAATGAGGCTACTGATTATGGAGGCGGCATTTATAGAGACGGGGGCGATGTGACACTGACCAACTGCACCGTCAGCGACAACACCGCCTATGGAGATGGTGATGGTGATGGCGGCGGCATTTTTAACAGGGGGGATACGGGAGGTGGGCTGATGATGACCAGCTGCACCGTCAGCGGAAACTATGCTGAGTACAATGGCGGCGGCATTTATAACGAGGATACCCTGACGATGACCAACTGCACCGTCAGCGACAACACCGCCTATGGAGATGCCATCGGCGGCGACAGGGGCGGCGGCATTTATAACGATGGTCTTCTGACGATGACCAGCTGCAACGTCAGCGACAACACCGCAGGCGAAAACGGCGGCGGCATTTATAATTACATGGGCAATGTTACGATGACCAGCTGCACCGTCAGCGGCAACACCGCTGAGGGAAATGGCGGCGGCGGCTATGGCGGCGGCATTTATAATTTCATGGGCAATGTTACGATGACCAGCTGCACCGTCAGCGGAAACACCGCCGTAGATGGCGGCGGCCTACATAACAAAGGTGGCAATGTGACTATGACCAGCTGCACCATAAGTGAAAATGAGGCTAATTCTTTGGGAGGCGGCATTTATAGAGATGGGGGCGATGTGACGATGACCAGCTGCACCGTCAGCGGAAACACCGCCAATCAAAGCGGCGGCGGCATTTTTAATGGATACGAGGATACCCTGACGATGACCAGCTGCACCGTCAGCGGCAACACCGCTGAGGGAAATGGCGGCGGCGGCTATGGCGGCGGCATTTATAATTACAAGGGCAATGTTACGATGACCAGCTGCAACGTCAGCGACAACACCGCACAAAATGGCGGCGGCATTTATAATTACATGGGCAATGTTACGATGACCAGCTGCACCATCAGCGGCAACACCGCTAGTTACAGGGGCGGCGGCATTGATAACGAAGACGAGATGACGATGACCGACTGCACCATCAGCGGCAACATCGCAGCCGATAGCGGCGGCGGCATTTTTAATGGATTCGAGATGACGATGGTGATGGTGAGGTGCACCGTCAGCGGCAACACTGCCGGGGACGCGATGAGCGGCGGCGGAATTTTTAACAACGGTGAGCTGACGATGACCAACTGCACAGTCAGCGGAAACACCTCCGACGAGGGCGGCGGCATTTATAATATAGGCAATTTGACGATGATCAACTGCACCATAAGCGACAACACCGCCGACGAGGGCGGCGGCATTAATAATGATGATTCTGTTTTAAATTTAACGATGACGTGTACCATCGTCTATGGCAACACACCCGACGATATCGATGGCGGCTATACTGATGCAGGCGAAAACATCGTCGGTGACCCGGACGGCGACCCTGACCCCCTCCTCGGTCAGCTTCGGGATAATGGAGGTCCCACCTTCACACACGCTCTGGGGATTGGCAGCCTGGCAATCGACGGCTGCACCGGCGGAAACTGTACCGTGGCCACCGACCAGCGCGGCGTCTCCCGCCCGCAGGGAGATGAGTGCGACATCGGCGCCTATGAAGTAGGTGATTGCTGCGATGAGGTAGCTACAGCCACCGCAACGGGCACAGTCGAGCTTTGTGTGTCCTCAGGCGTAATGGAAAACCTGACAGCAGTAGGTGAAGGTTCGCTGGCCTGCCCCGAGGAGGGAAAACCGAATCTTGAATTCACACATGGCTTCCTCTCGTTCAATGTAACAGGCTTCACAGGCGACACGGTGACCATCAATATCACCCTACCCCAGGCTGTCCCGGTGGGAACCGAGTACTGGAAGTGCCAAAACAACACATGGGTGGATGTGACATCGCTTCTGGGTGACGATGACGGCGACAACGTGCTGACCCTCACAATCACCGATGGCGGGCTGGGGGACGCCGATGGGACCGCTAACTGGGTGATCGAGGAGCCGGGAGCCCCTGCTCAACCGGGAAGAGCACTGATCGTCGGGGGGGAGGTTTACCCGGTGGACAGGTTGCAGATACTTATGCCGTGGCTGGGGCTGGCGGCGCTGATGGCGTTGGCCATGGCGGTCGTGGTGATAATGAAGAGGAGGCGTACGGCGTAG
- the hypB gene encoding hydrogenase nickel incorporation protein HypB gives MEIKVLKDILGANEQIAKQNRQLLDKNSVFAANVMSSPGAGKTSLILETIKRLKGETRIGVIEGDVSSSIDAETIGSENVPVLQINTGGECHLDANMTQRALDSMQLQDIELLFIENVGNLICTAEFAIGAHKNLVIASTPEGDDKPLKYPLMFTVADVVLINKIDLLPHLQFDTMAYKKAVKNLNDRAEIFEVSCTTGQGVDRWLAWLRNQMRLFKNPKNR, from the coding sequence ATGGAAATAAAGGTTCTTAAAGACATTTTGGGCGCTAATGAGCAGATCGCCAAGCAAAACCGCCAGTTGCTGGATAAAAACAGCGTATTTGCGGCGAACGTGATGTCTTCGCCGGGCGCCGGCAAGACCAGCCTCATCCTGGAAACAATAAAGCGGCTGAAAGGGGAGACCAGGATCGGCGTTATCGAGGGCGATGTAAGCTCCAGCATAGATGCGGAGACAATAGGTAGTGAGAACGTGCCGGTGCTCCAGATAAACACCGGCGGGGAATGTCACCTCGACGCCAATATGACCCAGCGGGCGCTCGATAGCATGCAGCTTCAGGATATCGAGCTACTATTCATTGAGAACGTGGGCAACCTGATCTGCACCGCGGAATTCGCCATCGGCGCGCACAAGAACCTGGTGATCGCCAGCACCCCCGAGGGAGATGATAAGCCATTAAAATATCCGCTGATGTTCACCGTAGCGGATGTCGTGCTCATAAACAAGATCGACCTGCTTCCGCACCTGCAATTCGATACGATGGCCTATAAAAAAGCGGTTAAAAACCTGAACGACAGGGCGGAAATCTTCGAGGTCTCCTGTACCACCGGCCAGGGTGTGGACCGGTGGCTCGCCTGGCTCCGGAACCAGATGCGCCTTTTTAAAAACCCCAAAAATCGCTAA
- the hypA gene encoding hydrogenase maturation nickel metallochaperone HypA — translation MHELAITEAVIGLVREHAEKAGARKVGRINLVVGELTGFVGDCVQFYFDHMTKGTIMENAELTFKTIATTGRCRDCGKEFEIVEMDWTCPSCKGNSIQLVGGNELFVESIEVEEHGNKGS, via the coding sequence ATGCATGAACTGGCCATAACAGAGGCCGTGATCGGGCTTGTCAGGGAACATGCGGAGAAGGCCGGCGCCAGGAAGGTGGGCAGAATAAATCTGGTCGTTGGAGAGCTGACCGGCTTTGTGGGCGACTGCGTGCAGTTCTATTTCGACCATATGACCAAAGGTACAATCATGGAAAACGCCGAGCTGACCTTCAAGACTATTGCCACAACCGGTCGATGCCGGGACTGCGGTAAAGAATTCGAGATCGTGGAGATGGACTGGACCTGCCCGTCCTGCAAAGGCAACAGTATACAGCTTGTCGGCGGCAACGAGCTGTTCGTAGAGAGCATTGAGGTGGAAGAGCATGGAAATAAAGGTTCTTAA
- the hypE gene encoding hydrogenase expression/formation protein HypE, whose translation MQGESKKILLAHGSGGKLAHELVAKSFVEALANPVLDKLDDSAVIDFSGRLAFTTDSYVVSPVFFPGGDIGKLAVCGTVNDLAMSGARPLYLSLSFVIEEGLPMSELEEIVGSVKRASQEAGVKIATGDTKVVNRGSADRLFINTSGIGVIPDGVDISGSNARPGDRVLLSGAIGEHGIAVLSRREGLSFSTQLESDCAPLNRLVAEMLNASLNIRCLRDPTRGGLATTLNELAEQSGVSIRIEEERVPVREEVLAACEMLGLDPLYIANEGKLVAIVKAEDADIILKAMRRNPYGREAVTIGEVSAKKPGRVVMRTTIGASRIVDMLVGDPLPRIC comes from the coding sequence ATGCAGGGAGAGTCTAAAAAGATACTGCTGGCCCACGGCAGCGGTGGGAAGCTGGCTCATGAACTGGTGGCGAAAAGCTTTGTCGAGGCACTCGCCAACCCGGTTCTGGATAAGCTCGATGATTCGGCGGTAATTGATTTCAGCGGCAGGCTGGCCTTTACCACCGATAGCTACGTGGTAAGCCCGGTCTTCTTCCCCGGCGGTGATATTGGAAAGCTCGCCGTCTGTGGCACGGTTAATGACCTGGCCATGTCAGGTGCCAGACCGCTCTATTTAAGCCTTTCCTTCGTAATCGAGGAGGGCCTCCCCATGAGCGAGCTAGAGGAAATCGTTGGGTCTGTTAAGAGAGCATCTCAGGAAGCGGGGGTGAAAATCGCCACCGGAGATACCAAGGTGGTGAACCGGGGCAGCGCCGACAGGCTCTTTATAAATACCTCGGGCATCGGCGTAATACCTGATGGGGTCGATATCTCCGGAAGTAACGCCAGGCCGGGAGACAGGGTGCTTTTAAGCGGAGCCATCGGCGAGCATGGAATAGCGGTGCTCAGCCGCCGGGAAGGTTTGAGCTTTTCCACACAGCTGGAGAGCGATTGTGCCCCGCTTAACCGCCTGGTAGCTGAGATGCTCAACGCCAGCCTAAATATTCGTTGCCTGCGAGACCCCACCAGGGGAGGGCTGGCTACTACCCTTAATGAACTGGCAGAGCAGTCGGGGGTAAGCATAAGGATCGAGGAGGAAAGGGTCCCGGTGCGTGAAGAGGTGCTCGCTGCCTGCGAGATGCTGGGCCTTGACCCGCTTTATATAGCCAATGAAGGTAAGCTGGTGGCGATAGTCAAGGCGGAGGATGCAGATATAATCCTTAAAGCGATGCGCAGGAACCCCTACGGAAGAGAGGCCGTCACAATTGGTGAGGTAAGTGCAAAAAAACCGGGACGGGTTGTAATGAGGACCACGATTGGGGCCTCCCGAATAGTAGATATGCTGGTCGGCGACCCGCTTCCCAGGATATGTTAA
- the hypD gene encoding hydrogenase formation protein HypD: protein MRFITEYRRSDLAQGLISQIQHSAKTPSRFMEFCGGHTVTIFRYGIRQVLPNTIEMVSGPGCPVCVTANADLDKAIALAQIPDVIITTFGDMLKVPGSRTSLQELKADGADVRMVYSTSDALKIAEDNPSKAVVFLGIGFETTAPTVAAAILQAEDKRISNFYVLSLHKLCPPVIRAILDSGEVELQGLVCPGHVSAVIGSHPWEFIARDYHIPCVVSGFEPLDILQCVSMLVAQVETGRSEVEIAYRRGVRPEGNREAIRLMEQVFETGPASWRGMGEIPHSGLKIRAGYQHFDAGLAFDIHPGPPYEPEGCICGDILRGVKTPLDCQLFGSVCTPQYPVGPCMVSSEGTCAAYYNYGE from the coding sequence TTGAGATTTATTACCGAGTACCGGCGCTCTGACCTGGCCCAGGGGCTGATTTCACAGATTCAACACAGTGCGAAAACCCCGTCACGTTTCATGGAGTTCTGCGGGGGCCATACGGTAACCATCTTCAGATATGGCATCCGCCAGGTTTTACCCAATACCATTGAAATGGTATCCGGCCCCGGTTGCCCCGTTTGTGTTACCGCAAACGCCGATCTGGATAAGGCAATCGCCCTGGCTCAAATCCCGGATGTAATCATCACCACCTTTGGCGATATGCTCAAGGTCCCCGGCAGCCGCACCAGCCTGCAGGAACTAAAGGCTGATGGCGCCGACGTCCGCATGGTATATTCGACCTCGGACGCCCTAAAAATAGCTGAGGATAATCCCAGCAAGGCTGTGGTATTCCTTGGCATCGGGTTTGAGACCACCGCCCCCACCGTCGCCGCCGCTATCCTTCAGGCAGAGGACAAGCGGATAAGTAATTTCTATGTCCTTTCGCTTCACAAGCTTTGCCCCCCGGTTATACGGGCCATTCTGGACTCGGGCGAGGTGGAGCTTCAGGGTCTGGTATGTCCCGGACACGTGAGCGCCGTTATCGGCTCCCACCCCTGGGAGTTCATCGCCCGGGATTATCACATCCCCTGTGTCGTCTCCGGTTTTGAACCGCTGGACATATTGCAGTGCGTCTCCATGCTGGTGGCTCAGGTTGAAACGGGACGCTCTGAAGTAGAGATCGCCTATCGAAGGGGTGTGCGTCCCGAGGGCAACCGGGAGGCTATTAGACTTATGGAGCAGGTATTTGAGACTGGCCCTGCCTCCTGGCGGGGGATGGGGGAGATTCCCCATAGCGGCCTAAAGATTAGAGCCGGGTATCAGCACTTCGATGCCGGGCTCGCTTTTGACATCCACCCCGGCCCGCCCTATGAGCCCGAGGGCTGCATCTGCGGCGACATCCTGCGGGGGGTTAAGACGCCCCTCGATTGTCAGCTCTTCGGCAGTGTCTGCACCCCACAGTATCCGGTAGGGCCGTGCATGGTCTCTTCCGAGGGCACCTGCGCCGCCTATTACAATTATGGGGAGTAA
- a CDS encoding HypC/HybG/HupF family hydrogenase formation chaperone — MCLAIPVLIKSIEDKEAEAEIGGISRRISLWLTPEAEVGDYVLVHTGYAINVLDQEEAEETLRLLEEIAEVGGEEG; from the coding sequence ATGTGCCTTGCCATCCCGGTTCTAATTAAATCTATAGAAGATAAGGAGGCTGAGGCTGAGATCGGTGGCATCAGCCGCCGCATCAGCCTGTGGCTCACCCCGGAAGCCGAAGTAGGGGACTATGTGCTGGTCCATACCGGCTATGCCATAAATGTCCTGGACCAAGAAGAGGCTGAGGAAACCCTGAGGCTCCTGGAGGAAATAGCTGAGGTGGGTGGGGAGGAAGGTTGA
- the hypF gene encoding carbamoyltransferase HypF, which translates to MGVAPVVLINEGKAARISVRGVVQGVGFRPFVYRLAHEHSLKGWVRNTSGNVEIEVEGDRERIRNFITDIEAKAPPLARIENVAVTFQPSKSYTGYEKFEIYQSLSQEGKYQLVSPDIATCEDCLREILSPTDRRYRYPFTNCTSCGPRFTIIEDIPYDRPKTTMHRFQMCPRCQQEYDDPLDRRFHAQPNACPQCGPSLALVDSQGNPVGGEDATSAASELLKAGRILAIRGLGGFQLACDATSEEAIALLRSRKRRPSKPFAVMVATLEDIERHCLVSPEERKLLNSPESPIVLLRWLQSSSDISTSVAPNLRYLGVMLPYTPLHHLLLRESAIPLVMTSGNLSEEPIAKDNDEALRRLGGIADYFLLHNRDIYARYDDSVSIVEGVPRVMRRARGYAPYPILLPFLSKQILACGADQKNTFCLTRGEHAFLSQHIGDMENEETLEHFENTIDLYKKLFRIAPEAVAYDMHPEYLSTKYALELGAEQGLSLIPVQHHHAHIASCLVENGVESPVIGVAFDGAGYGSDGTLWGGEFLIADLRRFQRAGHLEYVPLLGGEAAIKKPYRMALSYIYTLLGEQDQKLSLDGLPVSKLHSAELDLLKQQLTRRINCPLTSSAGRLFDAVSALAGVREEIEYEAQAAIELEILAADEGDEFEGKPYPFSVVEHQGMRVIKLGELIAAIAEDVMNQTPIPIISLRFHQTVALMVLETCKSIAMESGINKVALSGGVFQNRLLLRLATAALQGEGFSVITHHLVPCNDGGISLGQAVIANFSRLS; encoded by the coding sequence ATGGGAGTAGCCCCTGTGGTGCTCATCAACGAGGGAAAAGCGGCCAGGATAAGTGTGCGGGGGGTAGTGCAGGGGGTAGGCTTTAGACCCTTTGTTTACCGGCTGGCTCACGAGCACAGTTTAAAAGGCTGGGTGCGTAACACCTCGGGAAATGTCGAGATCGAGGTGGAAGGAGATAGGGAGAGGATAAGGAATTTCATCACGGACATCGAAGCGAAAGCCCCTCCCCTGGCTCGAATTGAAAATGTCGCCGTCACCTTCCAGCCCTCGAAGAGCTACACCGGGTACGAGAAATTCGAAATATACCAGAGCCTGAGCCAGGAAGGAAAATATCAGCTAGTTTCGCCGGATATCGCTACCTGCGAGGACTGCCTCAGGGAGATCCTCTCCCCTACCGACCGCCGCTACCGCTATCCCTTTACCAACTGCACCAGTTGTGGCCCGCGATTTACCATCATCGAGGATATACCCTATGACCGCCCCAAGACCACCATGCATAGGTTCCAGATGTGCCCCCGGTGTCAGCAGGAATACGACGATCCCCTGGACCGCAGGTTTCATGCCCAGCCCAACGCCTGCCCCCAGTGTGGCCCCAGCCTGGCACTGGTCGATAGCCAAGGTAACCCGGTGGGGGGTGAGGATGCTACTTCGGCAGCCAGCGAACTGCTTAAGGCAGGGAGAATCCTGGCGATCCGCGGCCTGGGCGGATTTCAGCTTGCCTGCGACGCCACCAGTGAGGAAGCGATAGCCCTGTTAAGGAGCAGAAAAAGGCGCCCCTCCAAACCATTTGCCGTTATGGTAGCCACCCTGGAAGATATTGAAAGGCACTGCCTGGTGTCGCCCGAGGAGAGGAAGCTGCTTAACTCTCCAGAGTCACCCATCGTTCTCCTGAGGTGGCTGCAGAGCTCATCCGATATCTCAACGTCAGTGGCTCCAAATCTGAGGTACCTGGGGGTCATGCTGCCCTATACCCCGCTACACCACCTGCTGCTAAGGGAGAGCGCTATCCCCCTGGTGATGACCAGTGGCAACCTCAGCGAGGAACCCATCGCCAAAGATAACGATGAGGCGCTAAGGAGACTTGGAGGGATTGCCGATTATTTCCTGCTTCATAACCGCGATATTTACGCACGTTACGACGATAGCGTCTCTATAGTGGAAGGAGTGCCCCGGGTTATGAGGCGCGCCCGGGGATACGCACCATATCCAATTTTACTACCTTTTCTATCAAAGCAAATCCTTGCCTGCGGGGCTGATCAAAAGAACACCTTCTGTCTCACCAGAGGGGAGCATGCCTTCCTCAGCCAGCATATCGGGGATATGGAGAACGAGGAGACACTGGAACACTTTGAAAACACTATCGATCTTTATAAAAAGCTGTTTCGCATCGCCCCGGAGGCTGTCGCCTATGATATGCACCCGGAATACCTCTCCACCAAATACGCCCTCGAGCTGGGTGCAGAGCAGGGTTTAAGCCTTATCCCGGTGCAACATCACCACGCCCATATCGCCAGCTGCCTGGTGGAGAACGGGGTCGAATCACCCGTTATCGGGGTTGCCTTCGATGGGGCGGGGTACGGCAGCGACGGCACGCTCTGGGGAGGTGAGTTCCTGATAGCTGACCTGCGCCGCTTCCAGAGGGCGGGGCACCTGGAGTATGTGCCCCTGCTCGGAGGTGAGGCGGCGATTAAGAAGCCTTATCGCATGGCGCTAAGCTATATCTACACTTTACTGGGAGAGCAGGACCAGAAATTATCGTTGGACGGTCTTCCCGTCAGCAAGCTCCATTCCGCCGAGCTTGACCTGCTTAAACAGCAGCTAACGCGAAGGATAAACTGCCCTCTTACCTCTAGTGCGGGGCGGCTTTTCGATGCCGTTTCCGCCCTGGCCGGGGTGAGGGAAGAGATAGAATACGAAGCCCAGGCCGCCATCGAGCTGGAGATACTGGCTGCGGATGAAGGGGATGAGTTCGAGGGGAAACCCTATCCCTTTTCTGTTGTCGAGCATCAGGGAATGAGGGTTATAAAGTTAGGGGAACTAATCGCAGCGATAGCCGAGGATGTTATGAATCAAACCCCTATCCCCATTATATCGCTCAGGTTTCATCAAACTGTGGCTCTAATGGTCCTCGAAACGTGCAAATCGATCGCAATGGAGAGCGGTATAAATAAGGTAGCATTGAGCGGCGGCGTTTTCCAGAACCGCCTGCTCCTCAGGTTGGCTACCGCTGCTTTACAGGGGGAAGGCTTCAGCGTCATAACCCACCATCTGGTGCCCTGCAATGATGGTGGAATCTCCTTGGGACAGGCAGTAATCGCTAATTTTTCTCGTTTAAGTTAA
- a CDS encoding methylenetetrahydrofolate reductase C-terminal domain-containing protein, translated as MIVTTQKPLDEILDFVSPYKNILIVGCDGCTQPPRGIREAGTLSQLLDLGGKLRNKEFAFKVNTLVKQCDSHLTAVALKDMIDGDVEAVLSLACGLGPQTIASLYPELPVFPAQNTVFMGSQEREAGTLEERCAACGDCVLGLTGGICPISRCAKSLLNGPCGGSQNGKCEVDPNKDCAWALIIERLDKLGRLYVLEEIQPAKDHQAVARPGKITL; from the coding sequence ATGATAGTTACGACGCAGAAGCCTTTGGATGAGATCCTGGATTTTGTCTCCCCCTATAAAAACATCCTGATCGTTGGTTGTGATGGCTGCACCCAGCCACCGCGAGGCATAAGAGAGGCGGGGACCTTGAGCCAATTGCTCGATCTTGGCGGCAAGCTGCGAAATAAGGAGTTCGCCTTCAAAGTGAACACGCTGGTGAAGCAATGCGATTCCCACTTGACCGCGGTTGCGCTTAAGGACATGATAGATGGCGATGTAGAGGCAGTGCTCTCGCTGGCCTGCGGACTAGGGCCGCAGACTATAGCCAGTCTCTACCCCGAGCTTCCAGTATTTCCAGCGCAGAATACCGTCTTCATGGGTTCTCAGGAAAGGGAAGCGGGCACCCTGGAAGAGAGGTGTGCCGCCTGCGGCGACTGCGTCCTGGGCCTGACCGGGGGCATTTGCCCGATTTCCAGGTGTGCCAAAAGCCTGCTCAACGGCCCCTGCGGCGGTTCGCAAAACGGCAAGTGCGAGGTCGACCCGAATAAGGACTGCGCCTGGGCGCTCATTATAGAGCGCCTGGATAAACTGGGGAGACTCTATGTATTAGAGGAAATCCAGCCTGCCAAGGATCACCAGGCAGTGGCAAGACCGGGCAAGATAACGCTATAA
- a CDS encoding hydrogenase iron-sulfur subunit, protein MSEQITEEMVAVKVTEESCSTCAICYSVCPYEAIKKDAETGKAILEIEKCQVCGLCYSACPSKVIDIIYYDLDSLTGYLDRAKQKYDSDTLVIMCKGSAPDLAGIERQFGVTKFIPLSVPCVGRITVEVFLKAITTGIKKIHVLACDEDYCRYQRGSPVEGRRIAALNILLEQLGYGKEAITLKRNSLKVQVKEDLCIGCGNCVFYCPWDAPRLVSPGIVKIDMDACHGCGLCVSMCPAFALDLENWEKDRISMLISQFAAEMAPPRILVFCCQWAVFPELEDEPDKHTRYIYLPCAARVDTSHIVEAFHTGVDGVLVAACAEDDCKLEKAGGKAQRPVEALQKRLGEIGRGEQLNFCTVAPRYPEAFKRELAQFSEKIADIYVRESA, encoded by the coding sequence TTGAGCGAGCAAATCACTGAAGAAATGGTGGCCGTCAAAGTAACGGAGGAATCTTGTAGCACGTGCGCGATCTGCTACTCCGTTTGCCCTTATGAGGCAATAAAAAAGGATGCCGAAACGGGCAAGGCCATCCTGGAAATAGAAAAGTGCCAGGTATGCGGCCTCTGCTATTCAGCATGTCCTTCCAAGGTCATCGACATCATCTATTATGACTTAGATTCCCTGACCGGGTATCTGGATCGGGCAAAGCAGAAATATGACAGTGACACACTGGTGATTATGTGTAAAGGAAGCGCCCCCGACCTTGCCGGGATCGAGAGGCAATTCGGGGTGACAAAGTTCATCCCGCTATCCGTGCCCTGCGTGGGGCGTATTACCGTAGAGGTATTCCTCAAGGCTATAACTACGGGAATAAAGAAAATCCATGTCCTCGCCTGCGATGAGGATTACTGCCGATATCAGCGGGGAAGCCCCGTCGAGGGACGTCGAATCGCCGCTCTCAACATCTTGTTGGAGCAGCTCGGCTACGGCAAAGAGGCGATAACCCTGAAGCGGAATAGCCTGAAGGTACAGGTGAAAGAAGACCTGTGCATCGGCTGCGGCAATTGTGTCTTTTACTGCCCCTGGGATGCGCCCAGGCTGGTGAGCCCGGGGATCGTTAAGATCGATATGGACGCCTGTCACGGCTGCGGCCTGTGCGTCTCGATGTGCCCGGCCTTCGCCCTGGACCTGGAGAATTGGGAGAAGGATCGCATTTCAATGTTGATTTCCCAGTTCGCAGCAGAAATGGCCCCGCCCAGGATTCTGGTATTTTGCTGCCAGTGGGCTGTATTCCCTGAGCTTGAGGACGAGCCCGACAAGCACACGCGCTATATCTACCTGCCCTGTGCCGCCAGGGTTGATACCTCTCATATAGTGGAGGCTTTCCATACCGGCGTCGATGGCGTTTTAGTGGCTGCCTGCGCCGAAGATGACTGCAAGCTGGAGAAGGCGGGTGGGAAAGCCCAGCGTCCGGTAGAGGCACTCCAGAAAAGGCTGGGTGAAATAGGCCGTGGCGAGCAACTCAACTTCTGCACCGTAGCGCCACGATACCCGGAGGCGTTTAAGAGGGAACTAGCGCAGTTCAGCGAAAAAATTGCCGATATTTATGTAAGGGAGTCAGCATGA
- a CDS encoding hydrogenase maturation protease: MGIGNPIVTDDGAGLKIAQQIKERNPELEVIEACSGALGLLDDVAGYDKLIIIDSVMTEGGQPGELYKLELEDLQPTLEHATSHGLDIASAFKLGKGLGYKMPQSVIIYAVEIKDNTNFGEECTKEVMEKIPLIARRIMEEENL, from the coding sequence TTGGGAATCGGGAACCCGATCGTAACCGACGATGGCGCCGGCCTCAAGATAGCCCAGCAGATCAAGGAAAGAAATCCTGAACTGGAAGTGATCGAGGCCTGTTCCGGCGCCCTGGGGCTGCTCGATGATGTAGCCGGTTACGATAAGCTTATCATTATCGATTCGGTTATGACTGAAGGGGGCCAACCTGGGGAACTGTATAAGCTGGAGCTGGAGGATTTGCAACCGACCCTGGAACACGCCACATCTCACGGCCTCGATATCGCCAGTGCGTTCAAACTAGGGAAGGGACTGGGGTACAAGATGCCCCAATCAGTCATCATCTACGCTGTCGAGATAAAGGATAATACCAACTTTGGCGAGGAGTGTACCAAAGAGGTTATGGAAAAAATACCCCTTATTGCCCGGAGAATAATGGAGGAGGAGAATCTATGA